The sequence GCGCACGCTCTAAGCTGAAACGAGCGGGCCCGCACGTGCCGACCGAACGCACACCCGTTTTCTCGCAACAGGAGGTCGATGGTGGCCAGGCGCCCGCGTCCGGACGGAACGCGCAGCGGAGCAGGTCATCTCATCGACCTGGCGCGTGAGACGATTCCACCGGTTCACCGTGCCGGACTGCCGTTCGTCGCGGCACCCGCCGCGATCGCGGTCGTCGGACGTCATCACCCGTGGATCGCCCGGCCCGCCGCGCTCACCGCCGCCGCCTGCGCCGCATTTTTCCGTCATCCATCCCGGGTGCCCCCCACCTCCACGGGCGTGGTGGTGGCGCCGGCCGACGGCACCATCGCGCTGGTGGACGAGGCCGTGCCGCCACCCGAGTCGGGTCTGGGCGATGAGCCGCTGCCCCGGGTGTCGACGTTCCTGTCCATCTTCGACGTCCATGTCCAGCGGGTACCGATCACCGGCACCGTGACGTCGGTGACACACACCCCCGGGTCATTCGTCTCGGCCGACCTCCCGGAGGCCAGCAGCGTCAACGAGCGCACCACGATGACCCTGAGCTGCCCCGTCGGCCCCGACACCACACACGACGTCGCGGTCGTGCAGATCGCCGGGCTGCTGGCCCGGCGCATCGTCTGTGAGCCCGTGGTCGGTGAAGCCCTCACCGTCGGGGCCACCTACGGCCTGATCCGGTTCGGTTCGCGCGTGGATGTCTACCTCCCCGCCGGGACCGACCCGATGGTGCGAGTCGGCCAGCGCGCGGTCGGCGCCGAAACCGTCTTCGCGGCCCTCGGCTGAGCCATGCCGAACGCCCGCAGAACCGAGCGCTCGACGTCGCACCGCACGCCGACCACCCATGCGACGCGGCGTGCTCGCACGTCGACGGCGCCCCAACCCCCGGCCCGGCCGCAGTCCGAGCGCGCCCGCTTCGCCAAGCAGGCGGCTGTCGGCCGCATGTTCGTCCCGTCGGCGCTCACGATCCTCGCGATCTGCGCCGGACTGACGGCCATCCGGGTGACCGGCACCGGCGACATCAATGCGGCCATGGGTCTCGTGGTGGCCGCCGCCCTCCTCGACGGTCTCGACGGCCGGGTCGCCCGGATGATGGGCGCGACCACCCGGATGGGCGCCGAGATCGACTCACTGGCCGACGCCATCAACTTCGGGGTCGTGCCTGCCCTGATCGTGTACCTGTATCTGATGCCCGACGAGGACATCGGCTGGGCGTTCACGCTGATCTACTGCTGCGCCATCGTGCTGCGACTGGCACGGTTCAACACCTTGCTCGACGACGACGAGGCGCCCGGCTTCACCCGCGACTTCTTCATAGGGGTGCCCGCGCCCGCGGCCGCGATCATCGCGCTGCTGCCGATCGGGCTGTCGCAGCAGTTCGGTTCGGGGTGGTGGACCTCGGTGCCCGTGGTCGGTGGATGGCTGGTGTTCGTCGCACTGCTGGCTGTCAGCCGGGTGCCGACGGCGTCTCTGAAGGCGGCATCGGTACCGCCGCGGGCGCTGGCCGGACTGCTCGTGGGGGTCGCGATCGGCGCCGCGCTGTTGCTCACCTTCCCCTACCTTCTGATGATCATCGCGATCGTCGCGTATCTGCTGCACATCCCGTTCGCATGGCGCAACCGGCGGTGGGTCGCCGATCGTCCCGAACACTGGGAGGCTCACCCGGCCGCACGACGGGCCGAGCGCCGGGCGATCGCCCGGGCCCAACCGGGACGTCGACGACGGCTCAGCACAGGCGGCAAGTCGCAGGCCAGACTGGGTCTGCGACGCCCGACCGGCATCGTCGCGGCGCCCGACCAGCCTCCGGTCGACCACCCTGCGGTCGACGATCCGGCGCCGTCCGGGGCCCGCTCTGAACCAGTGACCGAGGAGATGGATTGATGCCGGGCAGCGTCCAGCTCACCCTGACCGCACGCGTGAACCCTTCGGCCGCGGACGCGCGCCGCGGGATCGTGCGGGTGCATTCGGAAGTGCTCACCGCTCTGGGCCTGCGTGAATGGGATGCGGTCTCGATCACCGGTGCCCGGGTGACCGCGGCGGTGGTCGCGGATGCCGGCTCCGGAACCCCGACGGGTACCGCGCTGCTCGATGACATCACCTTCTCCAACGCCGGCGTCCGCGAGAACGCGTCGGTGGTGGTGGCACCGGTGCAGGTGCACGGCGCCACCCGCATCACCGTCTCCGGTTCCGCACTCGCCACGCGGTCGGTGGACGAGACGACGCTGCGTCGGGCACTCCTCGGCAAGGTCGTCTCGGTCGGCGACGCCGTGTCGCTGTTGCCACGGGACCTCGGACCCGAGTTCACCGCCGGTGCGGCCACCCGGGCCCTCGCGGTGTCGGTCGGCATCACCTGGACCAATGAGCTGCTCACGGTCGCCGCCACCGACCCGGCCGGTCCGGTGAGTGTGCAGACCAACACCGCAGTGTTGTGGGCAGGCGACGGCGCGCCGAAAGTGTCGCCGCCGCCCTCGGCGCCCGCCCCGTCGACGGCGCTGGGCTTCGCGGCCACGCAGCCGTCGTCATCGGCCCGCCGATCCGCCGGCGCCGGCTCCGCCACCGCGCCGACGACGACGCCGGGGGTGGTCTCGCATGGCTCGTCGTCGAGCATCGCGGCCCGGCCGGTCTCCACTCTGGTCGGCCTCGACAGCCAGGTCACCAAGCTCACCGAATGGCTGACCATCACGCTCGACGAGCCGGAGGTGCTGCGCACGCTGGGCGCCGCACCACGCCTGGGTGTGCTCGTGACCGGTCCCGCCGGTGGTGGCAAGGCCACGCTGGTCCGTTCGGTGTGTGCGGATCGTCGGCTCACCACTGTCGACGGGCCCACCGTCGGTGCGTTGGAGGCCGGTGCACGTCTGGCGGCGGTGCGGTCGGCGATCGCGGACCTTCGCGACGGCGGTGGTGTCCTGTTGGTCACCGACGTCGATGCCCTGCTGCCCGCGCCGAAAGACCCGGCTCCGGCCGAACCGGTCTCCACCCTGATCCTCGACGAGCTCCGTGCAGCCATCGCCGATCGCGGCGACACCACGGCCGGGGCACAGGCCGGCACGATCGCGTTGATCGCGACGACCGCCGAGGCCGTTCGCCTCGACAGCCGGCTGCGCGATCCGTCGCTCTGCGATCGCGAGCTGATCCTGGGCCTGCCCGACATGGCCACGCGCGCGCGACTGCTCGGCGTCATCCTCACCGACGTGCCGAGCGAAGGTCATCTCGACCTCGACGTGATCGCCTCCCGCACACCGGGTTTCGTCGCAGGCGACCTGGCGGCCCTGGCCCGGGAAGCCGCACTGCGCGCAGCCGCTCGGGTGACCGGCGCCGGAAGCGAAGCGAGCGGGCCGAATCAGACCGGCGCCGGGAGCGCAGCGAGCGGGCCGAGACAGACCCGCACCGACGACAGGCCGAGCATCGCGCTGCGCACCGACGACCTGGTCGGAGCACTCGAGGTGATCCGCCCCGTCTCACGGGTGGATTCGCCCGAGGTGGCGCTGGGCTCGATCACCCTGGACGAGGTCGGCGACATGGTGGAGACCAAGCAGGCGCTGACCGAGGCCGTGTTGTGGCCACTGCAGCATCCGGACACCTTCACCCGGCTGGGCGTGGAGCCGCCGCGGGGCGTCCTGCTGTTCGGTCCGCCGGGATGTGGAAAGACGTTTGTCGTGCGGGCACTGGCGGCGTCGGGCCGGTTGTCGGTGCACACGGTCAAGGGTGCCGAGTTGATGGACAAATGGGTCGGATCGTCGGAAAAGGCGGTCCGCGACCTGTTCGACAGGGCGCGTGAGTCGGCGCCGTCACTGATCTTCCTCGACGAGATCGACGCCCTGGCACCGCGGCGCGGTCAGTCCACCGATTCGGGCGTCGGCGATCGGGTGGTCGCCGCGCTGCTAACCGAGCTCGACGGCGTCGAGCCGCTTCAGGACGTGGTGGTGCTCGGGGCGACCAACCGGCCGGACCTGATCGATCCGGCCCTGCTACGTCCCGGCCGCCTCGAACGGCTGGTGTTCGTGCCGCCGCCGGATGCCGCCGCCCGCGCCGAGATCCTGCGCGCGTCGGGCCGCAATGTGCCGCTGGCCGAGGGCGTCGATCTGCAGGCGCTCGCCGACGACCTGGAGGGTTACTCGGCCGCCGACTGTTCGGCGTTGCTGAGGGAGGCCGCGTTGTCGGCGATGCGGCGTGACATCGACGCCGCGACGGTGAGCCCGGACGACGTCGCGGAGGCACGCACGCGGGTCCGCCCGTCGCTCGATGCGGCGCAGGTGGAGAACCTGCGCTCTTACGCCGAGCGACGCGTCGAGTAGCAGCGCCGGCCGCCGATGGGTCGGGTCATCCGCACCCATCGTCCGTCGGCAGGACGCAGAACTGGTTGCCCTCCGGATCGGCGAGGACTACCCACGGCAGGTCGGCGTCGTCGGCGACGAGCACCGCTCCCTCGTCCCGCAGATGTCGGACCTCGTCGATCTGCGTCGTGTGCGACGGCCGGATGTCGAGATGCAGGTGCGCGACGTCGGGCGCCGGATCGGTCGCGGCCTGGAACAACAGCTGGCAGGGGTGGTCAGACGACCCGATCTCCACGAATTCGGTTCCGCGATCGTCGGACCAGCGCCTGGTCACGTCGATCCCGAGCGCCCGGCACCAGAAACCTGCCAGGCCCTCGGGATCGCGGCTGTTGACGACGGGGCACACGAGGTGCGAGGCCATGCAGCTCACGCTACCGCGATGCCCTCGTCACGAGGTGCGACTCCACTAGGAGGTGGTGGTCGACCCCTGGGTCGGCGCGGTCTGGTCCTGCTGACCGGGCATCTGTCCCTGACCGGTCTGTCCGCCCGGCATCTGACCCGGGGCGCCCGGCATCTGACCCATGCCGCCCTGGCCGGTTCCCGTGCCACCGCCTGGCATCCCGCCCCCTGGCATTCCCGCGCCTGGCATTCCCCCGCCTGGCATCCCGCCCTGCACGCCGCCGGGCATGTTCATACCGGGCCCCTGGTTCGACGACGAGTTCCCGGCGAAGTAGCCGGCCCCGAACCCGATCAGCGCGAAGACGACGGCGATCCCGATGCCGCCCGCGATGACCGCATTGCGCAGCTTGTCGCTGACCGCGGTGGTGGCGGCCGGCCGTCCGGTTGGCTGTCCAGCCGGCTCGAACGCCTCGGTCGGCGTGTTGTCGGGTCCCGGCTCGCCGCGGTGACCGGCGGACTGTTCGCTCGAGGCGATCGTCGCCCCCTGTGGTGTGGACATCGGTGTCGGTCTCACTTTCTACGAAATGTAAAAGAGACATCCACCCTGGGTCCGCCGGCTGACCGCAGACTGCCGCGCACCTGTCAGTTCACTGTGAGATCGGGCAAGGCGGACAGCGAACCGGTCAGTCGACGCTCACCTGGTAGAACACCGACGACCCGCCGCCGGCCGCCCCGGCAGTGGTCCCCACCTGCACCCAGTAGGTCGCGCTCCCCTTCTTCGCCGAGAGGATCACCACCTTCTGGCCGCCGTCGGCGCTGCGTTGGGATTCGGCGAAGCCCGCATCGGTGAGAGTGGTGACCGCGTTCTCGAGCACGTTCCCCGAGTCACGACCGCCCTGGACGGTCACCGACCACCCGTCCGCGCGAGTTCCGTCGGCGGTCAGCACAGTGCCCTCGACCAACGGGACCTGAGCGGCGGGAAAGTCCTTCGGCAACGCCGCACCGGCAGGTGCGGCGTCCTCGTCGGACCCGCAACCGGACAGCAACACCGCGGCCGCGACCACCACTGCGAGCAGGGTTGACAGCCTGTAGAAGCGCATCATGCCAGCAACGGTAAGGTAGAGCGGGCGGGCCTCGCCCGTGACACCCCGCCCGAATCTGCGAAAGACGGTGTGCCCACTTGATCTCCGTGTTGGCTGCGCTCGCGGTCTCTGCGCTGCTCGCGCCGCCGGTGATCAAGTGGCTGGGTACACGTGGTTTCTACGTGCTCGCACTCGCTCCCGCGGGGGCGCTCGTCTGGGTCGTCCTGAACTGGCCACAAGAGGGCGAGCCCCCCGTCGTCGAGACGGTGAAATGGGTGCCGGTCCTGCAGATGGACATCGTCACCCGGTTCGACACCCTCAGTGCCATCCTGTCGGTCCTCATCCTCGGCGTCGGCGCACTCGTGCTCTGTTACTGCGCCCACTACTTCGACGACGCCAGGCCGCGGGTCGCCGTGTTCGGTGGCGAGATGATCGCGTTCGCCGCCGCGATGTTCGGGCTGGTGGTCAGCGACAACATGCTCGTCCTGTACGTGTTCTGGGAACTGACCACCGTGCTGTCGTTCATGCTCGTCGGGTTCTACGGCATCCGCGCGACCGCGCGCCGCGCCGCCACCCAGGCCTTGCTGGTCACCACCGCCGGCGGGCTGGCCATGCTGGTCGGCATCATCATGCTGGGCGAGAAGACCGGCAGCTACCTGCTCTCGGATCTCCTGGCCGATCCGCCCGCGAGCAGCGGGTACGTCGACTGTGCCGTAGTCCTGTTGCTCATCGGCGCGCTGAGCAAATCCGCCATCGTGCCGTTCCATTTCTGGCTCCCGGGCGCGATGGCCGCGCCGACCCCGGTCAGCGCGTATCTGCACGCGGCAGCCATGGTCAAGGCCGGCATCTACCTGATCGCACGTCTCGCCCCGGCCTTCTCCACGACGACGAGCTGGCACATCGCCGTGGTCGCACTCGGCATGGTCACGATGATCCTCGGCGGCTGGCGTTCCCTGCGGGAACTCGACCTCAAGCTCGTACTCGCCTTCGGAACGGTCTCGCAGCTCGGGTTCATGGCGGTGCTGGTCGGCATCGGCGACGCGAACGTCGCCATGGCCGGGATCACGATGCTCGTCGCGCACGCATTCTTCAAGGCCGCGCTGTTCATGGTCGTGGGCATCATCGACCACTCGACGGGCACCCGCGACATCCGCAAACTGGCCCGACTGGGTCATCGCCTGCCGGTGCTCGCGCTGACCGCTGCGGTGGCCGGGGCCAGCATGGCCGGGCTGCCGCTGACCATCGGCTTCGTCGGGAAGGAGACGGCCTTCGGGTCGGTGTGGGACACGGGCGCCTACGTGCCCTGGCAGTCCGAGACGATCGACATCGTGCTGCTGGTCGGTTCGGTCATCACCTTTGCCTACACCTGCCGGTTCCTCTGGGGCGCGTTCGGCCGTAAGGTCCGCTCCACACCGAGCCCGGCGGTGGCCAAGATGCATCCGCCCACCCCAATGTTCCTCGCGGCGCCGGTCCTGCTGGCCGTCGGCGGCGTGATCGCGGGCATCTTCAGCCCGCAGGTCGGTGACCTGTTCGAGCCGTACGCGCAAACCCTTCCGGCCTACGGCCACGAGCTCGAGCACCTGGCGATGTGGCACGGCTTCGGTCTGCCGGTCGTGTTCTCGATCATCGTGATCGTGGCCGGCGCACTGCTGTTCCTGCTCACCCGGCGAATGCGCGAACAGCTCTTCCGATACCGCCCGCTCCTCAACGCCGACCGCATCTACGACGCGACCCTGCGCACCGCGGACACGCTCTCCCTCCTCCTCACCCGCAACACCCAGCGCGGCTCTCTACCGATCACCCAGGGCGTGATCTTGTCGACGGCGATCGTGGTGCCGGTCGCGGCGCTCGCCCTGGGATCGCGGACGCGCCTGGAGATCGCCGGGTTCGACACCGCGGTGCAATTCGTGATCGGCTCCATCATCGCGGTCGCCGCCGTGGCCGCGGTGCTGCTGCGCAACCGTCTCGCCGCCACCCTGGTCGTCGGTCTCACCGGTTACGGCGCGGGCATGCTCTTCGCGCTCTACGGGGCCCCCGACCTCGCGCTCACCCAGTTCCTGGTGGAGACGCTGACGCTGGTGATCTTCGTCCTGGTGCTGCGCAAACTGCCCGCGGAGCCCGAGCCCCGCCACGCAACCCGATTCAAACCGTTGCGTGCGCTCATCGGGGTCGCGTTCGGCGCATCGCTCGTGATCATCGGCCTGTTCGCGGCTGCGGCACGGTCCGAGCAGCCGCTGCACGTCGACATCCCGGCGGCGGCCTACGAATTCGGCCACGGCGCCAACGCGGTCAACGTCCTGCTGGTCGATGTGCGGGCTTGGGACACCCTTGCGGAGGTCTCCGTGCTCATCGTCGCGGCGACCGGCGTGGCGTCCATGGTGTTCCGCAACCGCCGGTTCGGTGCCGCACCGCGCGTCGCCGATGCGGCGCGCCTGCAGGCGGGGATCAACGGTGAGGATGTCGACGATCCCATCCCGCCGGACCGGACCCGATGGTTGCTGGGCAGCGATTTCCGCGACCCGCGCCACCGGTCGATGGTCCTCGAGGCTACGACGCGACTGATCTTCCCGACGATGGTCGTGTTGTCGGTCTACTTCTTCTACGCCGGTCACAATGCCCCCGGTGGCGGCTTCGCCGGCGGTCTCACCATGGGCCTCGCGCTGGTGCTCCGCTATCTCGCCGGGGGCCGGTACGAACTCGGCGAGGCGCTGCCGATCGAGCCGGGTCGCATCCTGGGCGCCGGCCTGGCGATCTCCGCCGGTACCGCGTCGGCATCGCTCCTGCTGGGTGCGCCTGCCCTGTCGTCGGCGGTCGTCGAGATGACGCTGCCGGTGCTCGGCGACGTGAAACTCGTGACGGCCCTGTTCTTCGATCTCGGCATCTACCTGATCGTGGTCGGGCTGGTTCTCGACATCCTGCGCAGCCTCGGCGCCCGCCTCGACGTCGAATCCAGCGCGGCCGACAACACGCCGGCGCCGGTGCGCGTCACCGCCGGGGAGGTGCCCCAATGAGCGTCAATCTGGGGTTGCTGATCGTCATCGGTGTGCTGGCCGCGTGCGGCGCCTACCTGTTGATGGAACGCAGCCTGATCCGCATGCTGTTCGGGCTCCTCTTGTGCGGCAACGCGATCAACCTGCTGATCCTGGTGGTGTCCGGCGGCATGGGCAACCCGCCCATCATGGGCCGGTCGTCGGAGAGCCGAGCATCCGACGCCGACCCCCTGGCACAGGCGATGATCCTGACCGCCATCGTCATCACGATGGGCGTCGCCGCATTCGTGTTGTCGCTGGTCTATCGCCTCTTCGTGATCAACCGCGACGACGACGATCTCGAGGACGACACCGAGGACGTGAAGATCCTCAGCGGATCGCTGGACACCGCGCCCGACCGCGACCGGACCGACGACCCGATCACCCTCGCCGACACTGCGGCGGGCGATCTCTACGACGATGAGGGCAACCCGATCACACCGGAGGAATTCGCGGCACGGCATGCGGAGATGATCGAGACCGACCTCATGCCCGAAGACGCCGATGTCATCGACGAGAACGTTCGCGACAACGACTCCGCGATCAGCGTCTCCCGTCCCGAGGATGGGGGGAGCCGATGACCCCGCAGCCGTCGTGGATCCCGGTCCTCATCACGCTGCCCACGCTGGTACCGATCCTGGCGGCCGCGCTCACGCTGCTCGGTGGCCGAAGCCCGCGCTTTCAGCGGTCGATCGCGGTGGGCGCCATCTCGGTGGTGTTCATCGCATCGTGCATCCTGCTCTATCTCACCAATGCACGCGGTACGTTCGCCGTCACGATCGGCGGGTGGGGTGACAAGGGCTTCCCCAACGGCCCGCTCGGCATCACGCTGGTCGTCGACCAGCTCGCGGCGCTGATGCTGGTGGTCTCGACCATCGTGCTGCTCTGCGTCGTCGTGTACGCGGTCGGCCAGGGCATCCGCGACGGGACGTCGCAGCAGCCGGTGTCGATCTTCCTGCCCAGCTACCTGATCCTGACGGCCGGTGTGTGCAACGCCTTCCTGGCCGGGGACCTGTTCAACCTGTACGTCTCGTTCGAGGTCCTGCTGGCCGCGAGCTTCGTGCTGCTCACGTTGGGAGCGAGTCCCGAGCGGGTGCGCGCAGGCGCCTCCTACGTGATGGTCTCGATGGTGTCGTCGCTGATCTTCCTGTCCGGCATCGCCTTCGCCTACGCGACCACGGGGACGCTGAACCTCGCCGAGATGGCCGCGCGCCTCGACAACGTGCCCGACGGAACCCGCAACGCGCTGTTTGCCGTGCTGCTTGTCGCGTTCGGCATCAAGGCCGCGGTGTTCCCGCTGTCCACTTGGTTGCCCGACTCGTACCCGACCGCCCCCGCACCGGTCACCGCGGTGTTCGCCGGCCTGCTCACCAAGGTCGGTGTGTACGCGATCATCCGCGCCCACACCCTGCTGTTCCCGGGCGGCTCGATGGACACGGTGCTCCTCATCGCCGGTCTGCTCACCATGCTGATCGGCATCTTCGGCGCGATCGCCCAGTCCGACATCAAACGACTGCTGTCCTTCACCCTCGTCAGCCACATCGGGTACATGGTGTTCGGTATCGCGTTGTCGTCGCGGTTCGGGCTGTCGGCGGCCATCTACTACGTCGCCCACCACATCCTGGTGCAGACCACGTTGTTCCTGGTGGTCGGTCTCATCGAACGCCAAGCCGGGTCGTCGTCGCTGCGCCGTCTGGGTGGGCTCATCTCCACCCCGGTGCTGGCCGGTCTGTTCCTGATCCCCGCGCTCAATCTGGGTGGCATCCCACCGTTCTCGGGCTTCATCGGCAAGGTCGCGCTCCTCGAGGCCGGCGCGCAGGACGGCTCGGTGCTGGCGTGGGTGCTGGTCGCCGGGTCGGTCGTGACGAGCCTGCTCACGCTGTACGTGATGGCGCGCGTGTGGACCAAGGGCTTCTGGCGTGCCCGTGCGGACGCCCCGGAGGGCGAACTGGCCGACCAGGGCCCGTCGGCGCTGATCGACGAGAGCGCCGACATCGCCTTCGACGACCGGGCCGACGTCGGCCGGATGCCGATCGGCATGGTCATCCCGACCGCGGTGATGGTCGGCGCCGGACTCGTGCTGACGCTGTGGGCCGGTCCGATCATCGGTTTCACCGACCGTGCGGCCACCGACATCGCCGACCGCGGCATCTACAT is a genomic window of Gordonia sp. SID5947 containing:
- a CDS encoding AAA family ATPase; the encoded protein is MPGSVQLTLTARVNPSAADARRGIVRVHSEVLTALGLREWDAVSITGARVTAAVVADAGSGTPTGTALLDDITFSNAGVRENASVVVAPVQVHGATRITVSGSALATRSVDETTLRRALLGKVVSVGDAVSLLPRDLGPEFTAGAATRALAVSVGITWTNELLTVAATDPAGPVSVQTNTAVLWAGDGAPKVSPPPSAPAPSTALGFAATQPSSSARRSAGAGSATAPTTTPGVVSHGSSSSIAARPVSTLVGLDSQVTKLTEWLTITLDEPEVLRTLGAAPRLGVLVTGPAGGGKATLVRSVCADRRLTTVDGPTVGALEAGARLAAVRSAIADLRDGGGVLLVTDVDALLPAPKDPAPAEPVSTLILDELRAAIADRGDTTAGAQAGTIALIATTAEAVRLDSRLRDPSLCDRELILGLPDMATRARLLGVILTDVPSEGHLDLDVIASRTPGFVAGDLAALAREAALRAAARVTGAGSEASGPNQTGAGSAASGPRQTRTDDRPSIALRTDDLVGALEVIRPVSRVDSPEVALGSITLDEVGDMVETKQALTEAVLWPLQHPDTFTRLGVEPPRGVLLFGPPGCGKTFVVRALAASGRLSVHTVKGAELMDKWVGSSEKAVRDLFDRARESAPSLIFLDEIDALAPRRGQSTDSGVGDRVVAALLTELDGVEPLQDVVVLGATNRPDLIDPALLRPGRLERLVFVPPPDAAARAEILRASGRNVPLAEGVDLQALADDLEGYSAADCSALLREAALSAMRRDIDAATVSPDDVAEARTRVRPSLDAAQVENLRSYAERRVE
- a CDS encoding Na+/H+ antiporter subunit D; protein product: MTPQPSWIPVLITLPTLVPILAAALTLLGGRSPRFQRSIAVGAISVVFIASCILLYLTNARGTFAVTIGGWGDKGFPNGPLGITLVVDQLAALMLVVSTIVLLCVVVYAVGQGIRDGTSQQPVSIFLPSYLILTAGVCNAFLAGDLFNLYVSFEVLLAASFVLLTLGASPERVRAGASYVMVSMVSSLIFLSGIAFAYATTGTLNLAEMAARLDNVPDGTRNALFAVLLVAFGIKAAVFPLSTWLPDSYPTAPAPVTAVFAGLLTKVGVYAIIRAHTLLFPGGSMDTVLLIAGLLTMLIGIFGAIAQSDIKRLLSFTLVSHIGYMVFGIALSSRFGLSAAIYYVAHHILVQTTLFLVVGLIERQAGSSSLRRLGGLISTPVLAGLFLIPALNLGGIPPFSGFIGKVALLEAGAQDGSVLAWVLVAGSVVTSLLTLYVMARVWTKGFWRARADAPEGELADQGPSALIDESADIAFDDRADVGRMPIGMVIPTAVMVGAGLVLTLWAGPIIGFTDRAATDIADRGIYMEAVLGGDGR
- a CDS encoding VOC family protein — encoded protein: MASHLVCPVVNSRDPEGLAGFWCRALGIDVTRRWSDDRGTEFVEIGSSDHPCQLLFQAATDPAPDVAHLHLDIRPSHTTQIDEVRHLRDEGAVLVADDADLPWVVLADPEGNQFCVLPTDDGCG
- a CDS encoding Na+/H+ antiporter subunit A; its protein translation is MISVLAALAVSALLAPPVIKWLGTRGFYVLALAPAGALVWVVLNWPQEGEPPVVETVKWVPVLQMDIVTRFDTLSAILSVLILGVGALVLCYCAHYFDDARPRVAVFGGEMIAFAAAMFGLVVSDNMLVLYVFWELTTVLSFMLVGFYGIRATARRAATQALLVTTAGGLAMLVGIIMLGEKTGSYLLSDLLADPPASSGYVDCAVVLLLIGALSKSAIVPFHFWLPGAMAAPTPVSAYLHAAAMVKAGIYLIARLAPAFSTTTSWHIAVVALGMVTMILGGWRSLRELDLKLVLAFGTVSQLGFMAVLVGIGDANVAMAGITMLVAHAFFKAALFMVVGIIDHSTGTRDIRKLARLGHRLPVLALTAAVAGASMAGLPLTIGFVGKETAFGSVWDTGAYVPWQSETIDIVLLVGSVITFAYTCRFLWGAFGRKVRSTPSPAVAKMHPPTPMFLAAPVLLAVGGVIAGIFSPQVGDLFEPYAQTLPAYGHELEHLAMWHGFGLPVVFSIIVIVAGALLFLLTRRMREQLFRYRPLLNADRIYDATLRTADTLSLLLTRNTQRGSLPITQGVILSTAIVVPVAALALGSRTRLEIAGFDTAVQFVIGSIIAVAAVAAVLLRNRLAATLVVGLTGYGAGMLFALYGAPDLALTQFLVETLTLVIFVLVLRKLPAEPEPRHATRFKPLRALIGVAFGASLVIIGLFAAAARSEQPLHVDIPAAAYEFGHGANAVNVLLVDVRAWDTLAEVSVLIVAATGVASMVFRNRRFGAAPRVADAARLQAGINGEDVDDPIPPDRTRWLLGSDFRDPRHRSMVLEATTRLIFPTMVVLSVYFFYAGHNAPGGGFAGGLTMGLALVLRYLAGGRYELGEALPIEPGRILGAGLAISAGTASASLLLGAPALSSAVVEMTLPVLGDVKLVTALFFDLGIYLIVVGLVLDILRSLGARLDVESSAADNTPAPVRVTAGEVPQ
- a CDS encoding phosphatidylcholine/phosphatidylserine synthase — protein: MPNARRTERSTSHRTPTTHATRRARTSTAPQPPARPQSERARFAKQAAVGRMFVPSALTILAICAGLTAIRVTGTGDINAAMGLVVAAALLDGLDGRVARMMGATTRMGAEIDSLADAINFGVVPALIVYLYLMPDEDIGWAFTLIYCCAIVLRLARFNTLLDDDEAPGFTRDFFIGVPAPAAAIIALLPIGLSQQFGSGWWTSVPVVGGWLVFVALLAVSRVPTASLKAASVPPRALAGLLVGVAIGAALLLTFPYLLMIIAIVAYLLHIPFAWRNRRWVADRPEHWEAHPAARRAERRAIARAQPGRRRRLSTGGKSQARLGLRRPTGIVAAPDQPPVDHPAVDDPAPSGARSEPVTEEMD
- a CDS encoding Na(+)/H(+) antiporter subunit C — encoded protein: MSVNLGLLIVIGVLAACGAYLLMERSLIRMLFGLLLCGNAINLLILVVSGGMGNPPIMGRSSESRASDADPLAQAMILTAIVITMGVAAFVLSLVYRLFVINRDDDDLEDDTEDVKILSGSLDTAPDRDRTDDPITLADTAAGDLYDDEGNPITPEEFAARHAEMIETDLMPEDADVIDENVRDNDSAISVSRPEDGGSR
- a CDS encoding phosphatidylserine decarboxylase, with product MARRPRPDGTRSGAGHLIDLARETIPPVHRAGLPFVAAPAAIAVVGRHHPWIARPAALTAAACAAFFRHPSRVPPTSTGVVVAPADGTIALVDEAVPPPESGLGDEPLPRVSTFLSIFDVHVQRVPITGTVTSVTHTPGSFVSADLPEASSVNERTTMTLSCPVGPDTTHDVAVVQIAGLLARRIVCEPVVGEALTVGATYGLIRFGSRVDVYLPAGTDPMVRVGQRAVGAETVFAALG